One part of the Anaerolineales bacterium genome encodes these proteins:
- the hrcA gene encoding heat-inducible transcriptional repressor HrcA, which produces MEPLTERQETILALIVHDYVETAKPTGSKTLVSKYNLAVSSATVRNEMAFLTELGLLRQPHTSAGRVPTEKGYRYFVRKLLGDADLPAAEKRLISHQFHQAKRGSDEWVQLAATVLAQQSKSASLVTAPSPERSIFKQVELIATQDHQVLLVLVLQGGDVRQQMLALAEVINQEQLREASTLITRLCSGKNTDQVARQANQFQGLAQEVTHLISEIMARADAVWSGEIYRDGISNMLAQPEFVDSPQIQQVVRLLEERSYLEEILAKVLNPKIGDVQVVIGGEGAWEELKDFSIVLARYGAPGRATGALGVLGPTRMAYGRTISAVSYVAGLLSDLVIGTYSD; this is translated from the coding sequence ATGGAGCCCCTGACGGAGCGTCAGGAGACGATTCTTGCGTTAATCGTTCACGATTACGTCGAGACGGCAAAACCGACGGGATCGAAGACGCTGGTATCCAAGTATAATCTGGCCGTGAGTTCCGCCACGGTGCGCAACGAGATGGCCTTTCTCACGGAACTCGGCTTGCTGCGTCAACCGCACACCTCGGCCGGGCGCGTCCCCACGGAAAAGGGGTATCGCTATTTCGTGCGCAAGTTGTTGGGCGACGCCGACCTTCCCGCCGCAGAAAAGCGCCTGATCAGCCATCAATTCCATCAAGCCAAACGCGGCAGCGATGAATGGGTCCAACTGGCGGCGACTGTCCTTGCCCAGCAATCCAAATCGGCTTCCCTGGTGACCGCTCCCAGCCCGGAACGGTCCATATTCAAACAAGTGGAACTGATCGCCACACAAGATCATCAGGTGCTCCTGGTGCTGGTGCTGCAAGGCGGGGACGTGCGGCAGCAAATGTTGGCCCTGGCCGAAGTCATCAATCAAGAACAACTTCGCGAGGCTTCCACGTTGATCACGCGCCTGTGCAGTGGAAAAAACACGGATCAGGTCGCCCGCCAGGCGAATCAATTTCAAGGTTTGGCGCAGGAAGTTACGCACCTGATTTCGGAGATCATGGCGCGTGCCGACGCAGTATGGTCCGGTGAAATCTACCGCGACGGAATCAGCAACATGCTGGCTCAGCCCGAGTTCGTCGATTCACCCCAGATTCAACAAGTGGTGCGCCTGCTTGAAGAACGCAGTTACCTGGAGGAGATTCTGGCCAAGGTGCTCAATCCGAAGATCGGCGACGTTCAAGTGGTCATCGGAGGAGAAGGAGCCTGGGAGGAACTCAAGGATTTTTCGATCGTTCTGGCGCGATATGGTGCGCCGGGCCGCGCAACCGGCGCCCTGGGCGTGCTCGGTCCAACTCGCATGGCCTATGGGCGAACGATCTCAGCCGTCAGCTACGTGGCCGGTTTGTTGAGCGATCTGGTGATCGGCACGTATTCCGACTAG
- the dnaK gene encoding molecular chaperone DnaK → MSKIIGIDLGTTNSVTAIMEGGEPTVIPSAEGSRLFPSVVAINPKNNERVVGLVARRQAIVNPENTIFSIKRFMGRKMSDPEVQRCLQFIPYKVTEAPNGDVRVLMGGKEYAPPEISAMILGKIKADAEAYVGEPITQAVITVPAYFNDAQRNATKDAGKIAGLEVLRIINEPTASSLAYGLGKKSDETIAVYDLGGGTFDISILDVGEGVFEVRSTNGDTFLGGDDFDQRIIDWVADRFLEQEAIDLRSDRQALQRLKEAAEKAKIELSTVMETEINLPFISADASGPKHLNVNLTRAKLEQLTEDLIERSIAPCEQALKDSNLETSDINEIILVGGMTRMPAVQDAVRKIFGKEPHKGVNPDEVVGLGASIQAGVLGGEVKDVLLLDVTPLTLSIETLGGVATSLIERNTTIPTRKTQVFSTATDHQREVEIHVVQGERPMADANKSLGRFTLDGIPPAPRGEPQVEVTFDIDADGILKVSATDKATGHSQHITVTASSGLSNEEIDRMRTEAEKHAEEDQKRRALVQSKNAADNAIYATDKILSEATSEFLEQIQGDVTEKVAKVRESLATEDPAFINTATNELLQYLQSIGATIHERPSQPLGEESAESASAANE, encoded by the coding sequence ATGAGTAAAATTATCGGCATCGACCTCGGCACGACGAACTCGGTTACGGCGATTATGGAAGGCGGAGAGCCCACGGTAATCCCTTCTGCGGAAGGCAGTCGTTTATTCCCTTCCGTCGTTGCCATCAATCCCAAAAACAACGAGCGCGTCGTCGGCCTGGTCGCTCGCCGGCAGGCGATCGTCAACCCGGAGAACACGATCTTCTCCATCAAACGGTTCATGGGACGAAAAATGTCCGATCCCGAAGTCCAGCGCTGTTTGCAGTTCATTCCCTACAAGGTCACCGAAGCGCCGAACGGAGACGTGCGCGTGCTGATGGGCGGAAAGGAATACGCGCCGCCTGAAATTTCAGCCATGATTTTGGGCAAGATAAAGGCCGACGCGGAAGCCTACGTCGGTGAACCGATCACGCAAGCTGTGATCACCGTACCGGCCTATTTCAACGATGCGCAGCGTAACGCCACGAAGGACGCAGGTAAAATCGCAGGGCTGGAAGTCTTGCGTATCATCAACGAACCTACGGCATCTTCACTTGCCTACGGACTCGGTAAAAAATCCGACGAGACCATCGCCGTGTACGATCTCGGAGGCGGCACTTTCGACATCTCGATCCTCGATGTCGGAGAGGGCGTCTTCGAAGTGCGCTCGACCAACGGGGACACCTTCCTCGGCGGCGACGACTTCGACCAAAGGATCATCGATTGGGTTGCGGATCGATTTCTCGAGCAGGAAGCGATCGACTTGCGTTCCGACCGGCAGGCTCTTCAGCGATTGAAAGAGGCGGCTGAAAAAGCCAAAATCGAACTCTCGACGGTTATGGAAACGGAAATCAACCTGCCCTTCATCTCCGCCGACGCATCCGGACCAAAACACCTGAACGTCAATCTCACCCGCGCAAAACTCGAGCAGTTGACGGAAGACCTCATCGAGCGCTCGATTGCCCCATGCGAACAAGCGCTCAAAGATTCGAATCTGGAAACCAGCGATATCAATGAAATCATCCTGGTGGGAGGCATGACACGCATGCCGGCCGTTCAGGATGCGGTGCGGAAGATATTCGGCAAGGAGCCACACAAGGGCGTCAATCCGGATGAAGTCGTCGGCCTGGGCGCATCCATACAAGCTGGCGTTCTTGGTGGAGAGGTGAAAGACGTCTTACTCCTGGATGTGACGCCACTGACGCTTTCCATCGAGACCCTCGGCGGTGTGGCCACGTCGTTGATCGAGCGCAACACGACCATCCCCACACGGAAGACGCAAGTCTTTTCGACGGCGACGGACCATCAGCGGGAAGTGGAGATCCACGTCGTGCAGGGCGAACGCCCGATGGCGGACGCCAACAAATCCCTCGGCCGCTTTACGCTAGACGGCATTCCTCCCGCACCGCGCGGAGAGCCCCAAGTCGAGGTGACGTTCGACATCGACGCAGATGGGATCCTGAAGGTCAGTGCCACCGACAAGGCGACCGGCCACAGCCAGCACATCACCGTTACGGCTTCTTCGGGGCTTTCGAACGAGGAAATCGATCGCATGCGCACGGAAGCCGAAAAACACGCCGAAGAAGATCAGAAACGGCGCGCGCTCGTCCAGTCCAAGAACGCTGCGGACAACGCGATTTACGCCACGGATAAAATCTTGTCGGAAGCGACATCCGAATTCCTGGAGCAGATCCAAGGAGACGTCACTGAAAAGGTCGCCAAGGTAAGAGAATCACTCGCCACAGAAGACCCCGCATTCATCAATACCGCAACGAACGAACTGCTTCAATATCTCCAAAGTATTGGGGCCACGATTCACGAACGACCCTCGCAACCATTGGGTGAGGAGTCGGCAGAAAGCGCCAGCGCGGCCAACGAGTAA
- the trxA gene encoding thioredoxin has product MANLPQITDENFDAEVLESDIPVLVDFGAAWCHPCKQLDPIVDELAQEWNGKVKVVKLDIDANVDTTMRFGVMGVPTLLLFVKGEPVGRLTGFMPKNRILSKLEEHIPA; this is encoded by the coding sequence ATGGCCAATCTGCCGCAAATCACGGACGAAAATTTTGATGCAGAAGTACTCGAATCTGACATTCCCGTTTTGGTGGATTTCGGCGCAGCGTGGTGCCACCCGTGCAAACAATTAGACCCCATCGTTGATGAATTGGCGCAGGAATGGAACGGCAAGGTGAAAGTTGTAAAGTTGGACATCGATGCCAACGTCGATACCACGATGCGCTTTGGCGTCATGGGGGTTCCGACTTTACTGCTGTTCGTCAAGGGCGAGCCCGTTGGCCGGCTTACCGGTTTCATGCCGAAGAATCGCATCCTTTCCAAACTCGAAGAACACATCCCGGCATGA
- the trpS gene encoding tryptophan--tRNA ligase, with amino-acid sequence MEKKQRILTGDRPTGRLHLGHYVGTLKNRLLLQDEYESFYIIADLHTLTTKPEKESIAKIRAYTREIVLDYLAVGIDPEKSVIFLQSGIPETYTLNLIFEMLVSVPRLERVPSLKDMARDARLETLPFGLLGYPVLQAADILLPRAHLVPVARDNAAHVEVTREIARRFNRMYAAVFPEPQALLGEILVGTDGRSKASSSLGNVINLSDDAEIVTHKVQTMYTDPKRIRADVPGKVEGNPLFIYHEAFNDDADEVAELEERYRKGKVGDVEVKRKLSLALNRFLEPIRERRQAYAAQTSLVDEILVQGTKRMREEARETMALVRQAMGFSSLPA; translated from the coding sequence GTGGAGAAAAAACAACGCATCCTGACCGGAGATCGTCCCACCGGCCGGTTGCACCTCGGCCATTACGTGGGAACTTTGAAAAATCGTCTGCTCCTCCAGGATGAATATGAGAGCTTTTACATCATCGCAGACCTGCATACACTGACGACGAAGCCGGAGAAGGAGTCGATCGCCAAAATCCGCGCCTATACGCGGGAGATCGTACTTGATTATCTTGCGGTCGGTATCGATCCGGAAAAGAGTGTGATTTTCTTGCAATCCGGGATTCCCGAAACCTACACGCTCAACCTGATTTTCGAGATGCTCGTCAGTGTACCGAGATTGGAACGCGTCCCCAGTTTGAAAGACATGGCCCGCGATGCCCGCCTCGAAACGTTGCCGTTTGGCTTGCTGGGTTATCCGGTGCTACAGGCCGCGGACATCCTCTTACCCCGTGCCCACCTCGTGCCTGTTGCCAGAGACAACGCGGCACACGTCGAGGTGACGCGAGAGATCGCGCGCCGCTTCAATCGGATGTACGCCGCTGTTTTCCCGGAACCGCAGGCGCTTCTGGGTGAGATTTTGGTGGGCACCGATGGACGGTCGAAGGCGAGTAGTTCGCTGGGGAACGTGATCAATCTCTCGGACGACGCTGAAATTGTGACGCACAAGGTGCAGACTATGTATACGGACCCGAAGCGAATCCGGGCGGACGTTCCCGGCAAAGTGGAAGGCAACCCGCTTTTCATCTATCACGAGGCTTTCAACGACGATGCAGATGAGGTCGCAGAACTCGAGGAACGCTACCGCAAGGGAAAAGTTGGCGACGTCGAGGTCAAGCGCAAACTGAGTTTGGCTTTGAACCGATTTCTCGAGCCGATTCGAGAGCGCAGGCAGGCGTACGCCGCGCAAACGTCGCTCGTGGATGAGATCCTGGTGCAGGGTACGAAGCGCATGCGTGAGGAAGCCCGCGAGACCATGGCGCTCGTGCGTCAGGCGATGGGATTCAGCTCCCTGCCGGCGTAA
- a CDS encoding cobalamin B12-binding domain-containing protein codes for MTENRIRVLIAKPGLDGHDRGAKVVARALRDAGMEVIYSGLRQTPEMIAEAALQEDVDVVGLSILSGAHMALVPRVLDILKAQGQDQVKVFIGGIIPDEDVEALHAMGVAAVFGPGTRTQDIIEAIENAVKAAGIRA; via the coding sequence ATGACAGAGAATAGAATACGTGTGTTGATCGCCAAACCAGGTCTGGATGGGCATGATCGAGGCGCGAAAGTCGTTGCGCGAGCATTGCGCGACGCAGGCATGGAGGTCATCTATTCTGGTTTACGGCAAACCCCGGAAATGATTGCGGAGGCTGCATTGCAGGAAGACGTCGATGTGGTCGGATTGTCGATTCTTTCCGGCGCTCACATGGCTCTGGTTCCCCGGGTGTTGGATATCCTCAAAGCACAAGGCCAGGATCAGGTGAAGGTATTCATTGGCGGCATTATCCCGGATGAGGACGTGGAGGCGCTGCACGCGATGGGCGTAGCCGCAGTCTTTGGGCCTGGCACTCGAACCCAAGACATCATCGAGGCCATCGAGAACGCGGTGAAAGCCGCTGGGATTCGTGCGTAA
- the prmA gene encoding 50S ribosomal protein L11 methyltransferase, whose protein sequence is MKWLEVSLIVDGELAEAVADVLSRHVPNGVALQIEDAGDRVNASTRVKVLAYLNVDDGTEARREKIEQGLWHLGQIQPIPKPSYRVIEEQNWNKIWKASYKPIPIGESLLVLPAWYEAPKGKRQAIILDPGMAFGTGLHPTTQLCLTAMEDYLETGASVIDLGCGSGILSIAAIRLGAGTVWALDTDPTAIENARTNIKRNGMPERIRLEEGSLPNILNNESGQDSADLLLANIYSTILVDLLDAGLTRAVRPQGRLILSGIMRHQSEAIRAKCMALGAQLLETRRDGDWVALVLRKLPELP, encoded by the coding sequence TTGAAATGGCTTGAAGTCTCGCTGATCGTGGACGGAGAGCTGGCCGAAGCTGTCGCGGACGTTCTATCCCGGCATGTCCCCAATGGTGTTGCGCTTCAAATCGAAGATGCTGGAGATCGGGTAAATGCCTCGACCCGCGTTAAAGTCCTCGCCTACCTGAATGTCGACGACGGGACCGAGGCCAGGCGAGAAAAAATCGAGCAGGGTTTGTGGCATCTGGGTCAAATCCAGCCAATACCGAAACCAAGCTACCGCGTTATCGAAGAACAGAATTGGAATAAAATATGGAAAGCCAGCTACAAGCCGATACCGATCGGTGAGAGTTTGCTCGTTCTGCCGGCCTGGTACGAAGCGCCCAAGGGGAAACGGCAGGCGATCATCCTCGATCCCGGCATGGCCTTCGGCACCGGCTTGCACCCCACCACGCAACTCTGCCTTACCGCCATGGAAGATTATCTGGAAACCGGCGCTTCGGTCATCGATCTCGGCTGCGGATCGGGAATCCTCAGTATCGCCGCCATCCGACTCGGCGCAGGCACGGTATGGGCGCTGGATACGGATCCCACAGCAATCGAAAACGCACGAACGAACATCAAACGCAACGGAATGCCCGAGCGAATCCGCCTCGAAGAGGGCTCACTTCCGAATATACTCAACAACGAATCGGGGCAAGATTCGGCGGATTTGCTGCTGGCGAACATCTATTCAACCATCCTCGTTGACCTGCTCGATGCCGGATTGACACGAGCGGTCCGCCCTCAAGGGAGGTTGATCCTGTCCGGGATCATGCGTCATCAATCCGAGGCGATACGGGCGAAGTGCATGGCGCTCGGAGCGCAGCTACTCGAGACGCGCCGCGACGGGGATTGGGTGGCGCTCGTCCTTCGGAAACTTCCCGAGTTGCCGTAA
- the dnaJ gene encoding molecular chaperone DnaJ, translating to MDQKRDYYEVLELNREATEEDIRAAYRHLAKRYHPDVNASPDAADRFKEINEAYAVLSDPERKAAYDRYGHSGLKGMPFNFDFNFNDIFEQFFGFGTSRGRSRRAPRRGPSLRHDLTLEFEEAVFGVEKEIEFTRYETCSSCNGSGAEPGTTPIRCQTCGGSGEVRQVRQTFLGSMVNVTTCPACHGQGETIETPCHTCNGEGRVRKTVSRQISIPAGVDDGTQVRVTGEGEPGVNGGPAGDLYIVIQVKPHSYFRRRGDDILLDMSINIAQATLGADIEIPTLEGDHTLEIPAGTQPGKVFHLRNKGVPHVNRNGRGDQLVVVSIEVPRSLTAEQKQLFEDLAKSLGTEVTFRQRSFLDSLKEFFGGLSD from the coding sequence ATGGATCAGAAACGTGATTACTATGAAGTCTTGGAGTTGAATCGCGAAGCCACCGAGGAAGACATTCGGGCCGCCTATCGTCACCTGGCCAAGAGATATCATCCGGATGTGAACGCCAGCCCGGATGCAGCGGACCGCTTCAAGGAAATCAATGAGGCCTACGCCGTGCTATCCGACCCCGAACGAAAAGCGGCGTATGATCGCTACGGCCATTCCGGGTTGAAAGGGATGCCTTTCAACTTCGACTTCAACTTCAACGATATTTTCGAGCAATTCTTCGGCTTCGGCACGAGTAGAGGACGCAGCCGCAGAGCTCCCCGCCGGGGACCCTCGCTGCGCCACGATCTGACGCTTGAGTTCGAGGAAGCCGTTTTCGGTGTCGAGAAAGAGATCGAATTCACTCGATACGAAACCTGCTCGAGCTGCAACGGTTCGGGCGCCGAGCCCGGAACCACGCCCATTCGCTGCCAGACCTGCGGCGGCAGCGGCGAAGTCCGTCAGGTCCGGCAGACCTTTCTCGGCTCCATGGTCAACGTGACCACTTGTCCGGCCTGCCACGGCCAGGGAGAGACGATCGAAACACCCTGCCATACGTGCAACGGAGAAGGCCGCGTCCGCAAAACGGTCTCGCGCCAGATCTCCATACCCGCCGGCGTCGACGACGGAACGCAGGTACGCGTCACCGGCGAGGGAGAACCGGGGGTAAACGGCGGCCCGGCGGGCGATCTCTACATCGTCATCCAGGTCAAACCGCACAGCTATTTTCGGCGCCGGGGTGACGACATCCTGCTCGACATGTCGATCAACATCGCCCAGGCGACGCTCGGCGCCGACATCGAAATCCCCACACTCGAAGGCGATCATACGCTCGAAATTCCGGCGGGCACACAGCCCGGCAAAGTGTTCCATCTGAGGAACAAGGGCGTGCCGCACGTAAACCGGAACGGCCGCGGCGATCAACTCGTGGTCGTCTCCATCGAAGTCCCGCGTTCCCTGACTGCGGAACAGAAGCAGCTGTTTGAGGACCTGGCGAAATCCCTGGGCACGGAAGTTACCTTTCGCCAGCGCAGTTTCCTCGATTCGCTCAAAGAATTTTTCGGAGGCCTTTCCGATTGA
- a CDS encoding nucleotide exchange factor GrpE, which yields MTTEKSKKQPSQNEDAEQLSFENSSEDAEKDQDESRPQENVVQAEEENTAATESDAQLADVEEDVVELTYEELQEKVESLQTEVERLQKESAEYLDGWQRARAEFANLKKRVEREKSEMRERIISEIISHYLDVLDDYDRALKDRPEENVDEAWIAGLEMIRQKLKAVLESEGVEVIPAEGMDFDPNLHDAISYEDSEEYENGQIIEVIKQGYRLGDRVIRPAVVRVAK from the coding sequence GTGACAACAGAGAAATCAAAAAAACAACCTTCCCAAAATGAAGACGCCGAACAGCTTTCGTTTGAAAATTCATCGGAAGACGCCGAAAAGGATCAGGACGAAAGCAGGCCACAAGAGAACGTCGTCCAGGCGGAAGAAGAAAACACCGCAGCAACCGAATCCGATGCGCAGCTTGCCGATGTAGAAGAAGACGTAGTCGAGCTGACGTATGAGGAACTGCAGGAAAAGGTGGAATCGCTGCAGACCGAAGTCGAACGCCTGCAAAAAGAGTCTGCGGAATACCTCGACGGATGGCAGCGAGCGCGCGCGGAGTTCGCCAATCTCAAGAAGCGCGTCGAACGAGAAAAGAGCGAGATGCGGGAACGAATTATCAGCGAGATCATCTCCCATTATCTCGACGTACTCGACGATTACGATCGCGCCCTCAAGGATCGCCCCGAAGAGAACGTGGATGAAGCCTGGATTGCGGGGCTCGAAATGATCCGCCAAAAGCTGAAAGCCGTTCTCGAGTCGGAAGGAGTCGAGGTCATACCGGCAGAAGGAATGGATTTCGATCCGAACTTGCACGACGCCATCAGTTACGAAGACAGCGAAGAATACGAGAATGGTCAGATCATCGAGGTGATCAAGCAAGGATATCGGCTGGGGGATCGAGTCATCCGTCCGGCCGTGGTGCGTGTGGCGAAGTAG
- the meaB gene encoding methylmalonyl Co-A mutase-associated GTPase MeaB — MRLVENVLAGDRLALARLLSLIENQEAEGLEALADLYPRTGNAHMIGITGAPGTGKSTLVNQLVRRLRAATPDGEEASIKVGVVAVDPSSPFSGGAILGDRIRMRDLCGDPGVFVRSMASRGAPGGLASTTGGVAQALDAAGFDVILIETVGAGQAEVDIARTAHTTVVVTAPGMGDEVQAIKAGILEIADILVVNKADLPGTENAMRALQAMLEMGRPGKADLDGEKRDVGPAWCVPVLCTISTEGKGFDMLLDGILQHRQYLHDSGGWGERERERQRAALNSLIRERLVERFLDSQPDGKFEEVLEKVVERTLSPWQAARELLQQENT, encoded by the coding sequence ATGCGATTGGTTGAAAACGTGTTGGCCGGCGATCGGCTGGCGTTGGCCCGTCTTTTATCGCTGATCGAAAATCAAGAAGCAGAAGGACTGGAGGCGCTGGCTGATCTATACCCGCGTACGGGTAACGCGCACATGATTGGCATAACGGGGGCGCCCGGGACGGGAAAATCGACTCTGGTCAACCAGCTGGTACGACGGCTGCGCGCGGCCACTCCGGATGGTGAGGAAGCATCCATCAAAGTGGGCGTCGTGGCAGTCGATCCAAGCAGCCCCTTCAGCGGCGGCGCAATATTGGGGGATCGTATCCGGATGCGTGATCTTTGCGGAGACCCGGGTGTTTTCGTTCGCAGCATGGCCAGCCGAGGTGCGCCGGGTGGGTTGGCGAGCACGACGGGGGGCGTCGCGCAGGCTCTCGATGCTGCCGGATTCGATGTGATCCTGATCGAGACGGTCGGCGCAGGTCAAGCCGAAGTCGATATCGCACGCACCGCGCACACGACCGTCGTGGTCACGGCGCCGGGGATGGGAGATGAGGTGCAGGCGATCAAGGCCGGCATCCTGGAGATCGCCGACATTCTCGTAGTCAACAAAGCGGACTTGCCCGGTACGGAGAATGCGATGCGAGCTTTGCAGGCGATGTTGGAAATGGGGCGTCCCGGGAAAGCCGATTTGGACGGGGAGAAGCGAGATGTGGGGCCGGCGTGGTGCGTGCCCGTACTCTGCACGATTTCAACGGAGGGGAAAGGCTTCGATATGCTTCTCGACGGTATCCTGCAGCACCGCCAATACTTGCACGATTCGGGGGGATGGGGCGAGCGTGAACGGGAACGCCAACGCGCTGCCCTGAATTCACTCATTCGGGAAAGATTGGTAGAACGATTTCTTGATTCCCAACCGGACGGCAAATTCGAGGAAGTTCTGGAAAAAGTCGTCGAGCGAACGTTGTCCCCGTGGCAGGCTGCTCGGGAACTCCTTCAACAGGAAAATACATAA
- a CDS encoding YihY/virulence factor BrkB family protein — MPEREQRLSSDYPDPRVDKLKPLLEEAWRIVRETLDLYTRQGCAIRAAGVAYHLLLSIFPLLLFLIFLSSKIFVAYDVRKPLSDYLNATFPGIASEVMRIVNETLQARGSFGWIGGLLLVWSASSVFFSVFETMNVIWGASNRSLLRRRAAAIASVIVVCLLFIASVWLSALTVWPISGGGATLGFWIQFLIDPGLIIIFLWLVFRILPNRTINPRAALAGAALAGIAWRVARSAFAWFLNSDLANYGLLYGSLASVVILMLWAYFSGVILYLGASFGSVLENRYWSKK; from the coding sequence ATGCCTGAGCGTGAACAGCGGCTTTCATCCGACTATCCGGATCCTCGAGTGGATAAGTTGAAGCCGCTCCTGGAAGAAGCCTGGCGGATCGTTCGCGAAACCCTCGATCTTTACACCAGGCAAGGATGTGCCATCCGAGCAGCGGGAGTCGCTTACCATCTGCTGCTTTCCATCTTTCCCTTGCTGCTGTTTCTGATTTTTCTCAGCAGCAAGATTTTCGTGGCCTACGACGTACGTAAACCGTTAAGTGATTATCTCAATGCGACGTTTCCCGGGATCGCCAGCGAGGTAATGCGTATCGTCAATGAGACTCTGCAAGCGAGGGGTTCATTTGGGTGGATCGGTGGGTTGCTGCTCGTGTGGAGCGCTTCTTCAGTCTTTTTCTCGGTCTTTGAAACCATGAACGTAATCTGGGGGGCTTCGAACCGGTCGCTGCTCCGTCGTCGGGCCGCGGCGATCGCTTCCGTAATCGTTGTCTGTTTGCTTTTCATCGCTTCGGTCTGGCTGAGCGCATTGACGGTTTGGCCGATTTCGGGCGGCGGAGCGACTCTCGGTTTTTGGATCCAATTCTTAATCGACCCCGGGTTGATCATTATCTTTTTGTGGCTCGTATTCCGTATCTTGCCCAACCGGACGATCAATCCTCGCGCCGCGCTGGCGGGTGCTGCGCTTGCGGGGATAGCGTGGCGTGTGGCGCGCTCCGCCTTCGCCTGGTTCTTGAACTCCGACCTGGCGAATTACGGCTTACTCTACGGTTCTTTGGCGTCGGTGGTGATCTTGATGCTCTGGGCTTATTTTTCCGGAGTGATTCTCTATCTCGGCGCTTCATTTGGTTCCGTGCTGGAAAACCGCTATTGGAGCAAGAAGTAG
- the infA gene encoding translation initiation factor IF-1, producing the protein MGKEEKIELEGTVIEALPGTQFRVELDNGHEVLAYLSGKMRRYYIRILLGDRVRVEVSPYDLTRGRIIYRYRKRVTDQGS; encoded by the coding sequence ATGGGTAAGGAAGAGAAGATCGAACTGGAAGGGACCGTCATCGAGGCGCTTCCGGGCACACAGTTCCGGGTGGAGCTCGATAATGGTCATGAGGTATTGGCTTATCTCTCGGGAAAGATGCGTCGCTACTACATTCGCATCCTGCTTGGAGATCGAGTCCGTGTCGAAGTTTCGCCGTACGATCTTACGCGCGGCAGAATCATCTATCGCTACAGAAAACGCGTGACGGATCAGGGAAGCTGA
- a CDS encoding ribose-phosphate pyrophosphokinase has translation MKKQYGYGDIKLLAGSASTALAEEISDYLKVPLESYDLIEFPNENLFVRLNSSIRGQDVYLIQTMCSPVHRNIMELLITIDCLNRDSAGRITAVFPYMAYARSDKKDQPRVPISARMIADMIEVAGTDRYITIDLHAGQIQGFFSIPGDVLTAFHILSDYFVSKHLKDAVVATADLGFAKKGRNFAEKLGLPLAFVEKRRNGDHPRARATNVIGSVENKDVILVDDEVLTGGSMCEAVEIVKEHGAKDVYLSFTHALFVPPAFEELANLPIKEIVTTNTIPLPKENILPNMKVLSVAPLLAEVILRAHEGRSVGQLFNE, from the coding sequence ATGAAAAAACAATATGGTTATGGAGATATCAAACTGCTCGCGGGGAGTGCGAGCACGGCTCTTGCAGAAGAGATCAGCGATTATCTTAAAGTTCCCCTGGAATCATACGACTTAATCGAATTTCCCAACGAGAATCTTTTTGTACGCCTGAACAGCAGCATTCGTGGGCAGGATGTATACCTCATTCAGACGATGTGTTCACCGGTCCATCGCAACATCATGGAACTACTCATCACCATCGACTGCCTCAACCGTGATTCGGCCGGACGGATTACGGCCGTGTTCCCCTACATGGCGTACGCCCGATCGGATAAAAAGGATCAGCCGCGCGTTCCCATCAGCGCACGCATGATCGCGGACATGATCGAGGTGGCGGGAACGGATCGTTACATAACGATCGATTTGCACGCCGGCCAGATCCAGGGATTTTTCTCCATCCCCGGTGATGTGCTGACCGCGTTTCACATCCTCAGTGATTATTTCGTGTCCAAGCACCTCAAGGACGCGGTGGTGGCCACGGCCGATTTGGGATTTGCGAAGAAAGGCCGCAACTTCGCGGAAAAATTGGGTCTTCCGCTTGCGTTTGTCGAGAAGAGACGGAATGGAGACCATCCTCGTGCCCGGGCGACAAACGTGATCGGGAGCGTGGAGAACAAGGATGTGATCCTCGTCGACGATGAAGTACTCACCGGTGGATCGATGTGCGAAGCCGTGGAAATCGTGAAAGAACACGGCGCCAAAGACGTTTATCTTTCCTTCACCCACGCGCTTTTCGTTCCACCGGCGTTCGAGGAATTGGCCAATTTGCCCATCAAGGAAATCGTCACCACCAACACAATCCCGCTGCCGAAGGAAAATATCCTGCCAAATATGAAAGTCTTGTCCGTAGCGCCGCTCTTGGCGGAAGTGATCCTGCGGGCGCATGAAGGTCGCTCGGTCGGCCAATTGTTTAACGAATAA